The window ATAATGTTGACAGCGCCGGCAGTGGCCGGCTGCGGCGGGCTGTGTTCGTCGCACACCCGTTCGCCGTCGCCATACACGCTGATGCTGCCCGCATACACAATATGCTGCACGCCAAACTGCTGTGCCAGCGCCAGCCAGCCGCCGATAACGGCGGGATAATCGTTTAGCGCAGAAGGCGGCAACAGGCAGATCCACACGGGTTTATCCGCCCAATGCTGCTGCCAAAAGGCTTCTTGAAAAACCCCGACACGGTTCAAATCGGCGGTATCAAGCGCGACGGGCAGGTTGATGTCGTCCGATGTCAGCCTGCGTTTGAGCGCGGCCACGCGGCTGCCTTGTTCAAACAGCTTTTCCGCCAGCGGCCGGCCTAAATAGCCCATGCCCAAAATGGCGGCATCGGGCGCATTCATGATGTGCTTTCGGCAGCATTCTGCCAGCTCGGGGTTACCCATTTTTGCGCTTCAACAAAGCGGTAGGCTGCCATTTCCTGCAACAGTTGCGCCGGGGTTTCGGCCACACACAACAGGCTCATATTGGCTTGCGGCATAAAGCCGGCGTCGGCGGTTTGCTGCATCATCGCCAGCAGCGCATCGAAAAAGCCGTTGATGTTCAACACGCCCACAGGCTTGTCGTGCAGCCTCAATTGCGCCTGCGAGAGCACTTCAAACAATTCTTCGTAAGTGCCCAAGCCGCCGGGCATGGCGATAAAGGCATCGGCCAGCGCAATCATCTGATTTTTGCGGGTGGTCATGTCGGGCGTTTCAATCAGCCGGGTCAGGCCGGTGTGGGCCACTTCTTTTTCACGCAAAAAAGTGGGAATCACGCCGATTACCTCGCCGCCGGCCTGCATGGCCGCATCGGCCACGGTGCCCATCAGGCCGATTTTGCCGCCGCCATACACCACGCGGCTGCCGCGGGCGGCAATGGCTTTGCCCATATCGCAGGCGGCTTGATAATAGGCCGGGGTATTGCCGAGATTGGAGCCACAATATACAACGATGTTTTTCATGCTGCTTACACTCTGATTACGGTTTGTTAATGGCTATGGCCGTTGCACTGAAGCATCCTACTTTATTATCCCGCCCGGCCGCCACACTGCCTTCGGCCTGCTGCCTCGTATGATGATTCAGTGCAACCGCTGTATTTATTCTGTTGATAACGGCAAAGGCCGTCTGAACACTACAATACGGCCTGCGGATATGCGCCGATAATTTTCACAAATGAAGCGCGTTCGTTCAGCGCCGACAATGCCGCCTGCACCCTCGGTTCGCTTTCATGACCTTCGATGTCGATAAAGAAAAGGTAGTCCCACAAGCCCGAACGGCTGGGGCGGCTCTCGAATTTGGTCATCGAAATGCCTTGCTCGGTAAACGGCCGCAACAGCGCATTAACTGCGCCGGCTTTATTGGGGGTAGACACCACCATCGAGGTTTTGTCGCGGCCGGTGGCGGTGGTATCTTGATGGCCGAGCACCAAAAAGCGGGTGGTGTTATTGGGCTCGTCTTCGATATTGTCGGCCACTTTGGCCAACCGGTAAAGCTCGGCGGCGGTTTGGCCGGCAATCGCGGCCACTGATGTATCGTCGCTCTCGGCAGCCATGCGGGCGGCTTCGGCATTGCTCGACACGGAAATACGCATGGCATCGGGCAGGTTGCGGCTCAGCCATTCATGGCATTGCGCCAGCGCCTGTGCATGAGCATACACCCGGGTGATGCCGTGCATATCGTTGCTGCTTTTGCGCAGCAAATGATGATGAATGCGCAACACCACTTCGCCGCAGGCGCGCAACGGCGAGGTAGACAATAAATCCAGCGTCCGCCCTACCGACCCTTCGGTAGAATTTTCCACCGGCGCCACCACATAATCGGCCTGGCGCGCTTCCACCAGGCGGAAGCCTTCGTCTACCGTGTTGCAGGCCAATGTGAGGGCGGCATGGCCGAAATGTTTGATGGCCGCCTGCTGTGTAAAGGTGCCGGCGGGGCCGAGATAGGCAATTGTGAGCGGGCGTTCTACCGCCAGACATTCGCTCATCACCTCGCGAAACAGCCGTGCCACCGCCTCGCCCGGCAAGGGGCCGGGGTTTAATGCCTGAATACGGCGCAAGACTTCGGCCTCGCGCTCAGGCCGGTAAACCGCACCGGTGCCTTTCAATTCGCCGATGGCACGTGCGTGCGCGGCACGTTCGTTGAGCAGGCGCAACACAGCAAGGTCGATTTCATCAATGGCTTGGCGGTGCGGCAACAGTTTATCATCGGCAGACATGGCATTCCTTTTATTGGATTGGCTTTTAATGGGAATAAGCGGGCATTTTATCATTAAAGAAAGGCCGTCTGAACGTTTGATTTTGCAAATCGGCGTTCAGACGGCCTCAAGCTGGTTTTTCAAACACACGGTTAATGAAATCCGCTGCGGCGCGAAGGCTGCCAGGCTTGCCGTGAAAATGCCAGCAGCAACACAATACCGCACACGGTAGAGGCCAGCATCATGCCCGCCATTACCTGCGGCGTGCCGTTGTGCAGCCAAGTGGTGAGCATGCCCACAGCCGCGCCAATCAGCGATTGGCACACCCCCAGCACCGCATTGGCGCTGCCGCCTTCGGCCTTGAAATAGCCCATAAAGCAGGCCTGTGTGTTGGCGGTAATCAAGCCTTGCGTGCCCACCGACAGCATCACGCAGCCCACCAGCCACCAAAGCGGTGGCTGGCCTTGCAGCAGCACCGCCGCCAGCATCAGCACATTGGCGGCAAACTGGATAATGATGCCCCATTTTAAAATATCTTGCGCATCGCTGCCGGTTTTCAACTTCCAGGCCGTTATCCGGTTAAACGTGCCCATGGTAATGATGTTCAGGCCGAAAATCCAGGCATACGCGTGCGCCGACACGCCGTAAAGGTTCATATACACAAACGATGATTCGGTTAAAAACACAAACATCGATGAAAAGCTGAATGCCTGAAAAAACAAAAAACCCAGCGCCGGCGTGGTGCGCAGCACTTGCCGGTAGCGCCCGGCCACTTTACCGAAAATGCCGCGGCCGATTTTATCGGTGTGCACCGGCTTGGCCAAAAAGCGGTAAAGCAAGCCCCACACCACCAAGGCATACACGGCTAAGAAAGCAAAAATCAGCCGCCAGCCGCCCAAAGCCTGCAAGGCCGCGCCCAACATCGGTGCCACCAGCGGCGCCGCCATCATGATGATGCCGATTAATGCAAACATCTGCGCCGCCTGCCGCCCTTCATAATTGTCGCGCACAACCGCGCCCACCACCACCACGGTCATGCCGGCGCCAAATGCCTGCACCATCCGCAGCAGCAACAATTGCTCAACCGAATGAATCAGCGTTAAGCCGATTACGCTGGCGATATACACCAACAGGCCGCTCAACGCCACCACGCGGCGCCCTTTGATATCGGAAATCGAACCGCCCACCAGCTGCCCCGCCGCCACGCCGAACATAAATGTGCTCAAACTTTGCTCGATACGGTGGATATTGGCGCCGAGCGCCTCGGCCATCGAGGGAATCGCCGGCAGATAGGCATCAACGGAAAACGGCATAATGGCCACCAGCAGCGCCAATAAAGTGGCCATCTGCTTGTCGCTCAGCGTTTGCGGGGCTTGGGTCATGGTGTCTTTCAAAAACGGCAAGCCGCCCGAAGGCGGCCGCATCAACAGAAACATATTTAGAAACTGCTTGAATTATACGCGTTTTTCAGACGGCCTGAAAGCATGTTGATCAACACCGGAGGCGGGCCGTTTGATGCCTATTCATAGAAATCCCGCATAAACGAATGGTCAGAACATCCTAGCTCGCCTTGCCGTCTTTACAGCTTACTTTTATAAACGTATACATGAATATGAACGGCTGTATTCAAAAAAAAAGGCGATACGTTTGACCGTACCGCCCAAGCTGCTTTGGTTAATGGAGAGAGCAGGAAACTTTATTGAGCGCAGCGAAAACCCAAGTTGTTGAGCACAAATTTGGCTTGCAGGCTGGTGCGGATGCCGTAGCGCATAAAAGCGGCATAATCGCTCGGGTCGGCCGTGCCGATGGCGGCGCCGCTGCAAAACATATTGGCATCGGCGCTGCCGGAAGCAAGCAGGCTGCTGTTGAAATCTTCAGTCCACTCCCAAATCAGGCCGTGCATATCGGATACGCCCCAATAATTGGGCCGGTCTTTGCCGACATCACGCAAACCTTTGCTGCTGCCCTCGGCATACCAATTAAGAATGGTGCGGGTGTAGCCGGCTTCGTTGGTGCCGTTTTTACGGGTGGCGGAAGCCATGCCTGCATATTCCCATTCATCGATGGTGGGCAAACGTTTGCCCCGGGCGCTGCAATAGGCGTGGGCGGCAAACCACGATACATTGGTTACCGGTTTGTTTAAATCAGCCGCTGCCGGTGCATAGCTGCCGCCGCTTTTCACCCACTGGCGCAAATAACCTGCCTCTGCTTGGCGGCTGCTGATTTTGCCGCGCTGCCATTGCGGATTTTTTTGCACAAACGCGGCAAATTCACGGTTGGTAACCGGCAGTTTGTCGAGCCGGAAAGGCTTCACCGAAACCATGGGAGTGTCTTTTTTCAAATACAGCGGACGGTAGCTGCCGGCGCTGATTTTGGCCATTTCGGCCGCTGCTGCGCCGCCGGCAAAAACCATGCCGAAAATGAAACATTGTGTGATGGTGCGGGTGTTCATGTTGCGCCCTTTTGGTGGTGGCTGTCGTTATGGTCGGCATCTCGGTTGCATCCGGCTCACTCTGTTTGCCTGCGCATGCAAAAAGCAAGCGGATAAGGCGGCAGGCCGGATACCATACAAGTTATACTGCTGTCGGTTTATGCTTTCAAACTGCTGTTCAGACGGCCTCTTGATGAAGCGCTTGCCACGACAGGCCGTCTGAAAAACATTCATCAATATCAGAAAAGGCCGTCTGAACCGGTTGACGTTCAGACGGCCTGCACGCTTATTTGGCGTTGCGCTCTGCGGCTACTTCGGCAGGCGAAACCTGACCGCCGTTGTTGCCCCAGCTGTTCAGAATATAAGTGAGCACATTGGCGGCTTGGTCGTCGTTGAGAGCCACAGACGGCATCACGCTGTTATATTCCTTGCCGTTTACGGTAATCTTGCCGCTCACGCCGCGCAAAATGGCATGAATGCCGCGCTTGGTGTCGGCCGCCAGATAATCCGACTTGGCCAGCGGCGGGAACGCGCCTTCCACACCTTGACCGCTGGCTTGGTGGCAGGCCAGGCAGTTGGCTTCATACACGGCTTTGCCCAGCTTGATTTGCTCTTCCTTATTGGTGGCTTTGGCCGGGCCCTCTTCTACCCGCTGTGCTTCACTGGCAGTAAGCGGCACGGTTTGGATAGCACCGCCTTCAGGCTGGTAAACAGTGTCGCTGATTTTGCCGGAGAACACCGCTTTATCTTCATCGCCTTCCACCACCAGCTGACCCAATGCGCCTTTGTTGAAGGCACGGAAAATCGAGTGGTCGACCAGCGTGTAGCTGCCCGGCACATCCAGTTTGAAGTCGACAATGGCCGCGCCGCCGGCAGGAATCAGCGTGGTTTGAATATTTTTATTGATCAAATCGCCGCCTTCAACATGCACGTTATCGAAAATTTCACCGATTACGTGGAAAGACGACACCAGATTCGGGCCGCCGTTGCCCACATACATGCGCACGGTTTCGCCGACTTTGGCTTTCAGCGCA of the Uruburuella testudinis genome contains:
- a CDS encoding SDR family NAD(P)-dependent oxidoreductase; this encodes MNAPDAAILGMGYLGRPLAEKLFEQGSRVAALKRRLTSDDINLPVALDTADLNRVGVFQEAFWQQHWADKPVWICLLPPSALNDYPAVIGGWLALAQQFGVQHIVYAGSISVYGDGERVCDEHSPPQPATAGAVNIMAAEQLLLQSGVPHIDILRLGGLYCAQRHPLTSLLKRSSIAGAHRPVNMLHRGWAVAALYQAACTPGGIRVRNIVEPQHPPKHQFYRAEAAKLGLPEAAFDMADRSGGKTVTTAFDDFTIQAV
- a CDS encoding TIGR00730 family Rossman fold protein — protein: MKNIVVYCGSNLGNTPAYYQAACDMGKAIAARGSRVVYGGGKIGLMGTVADAAMQAGGEVIGVIPTFLREKEVAHTGLTRLIETPDMTTRKNQMIALADAFIAMPGGLGTYEELFEVLSQAQLRLHDKPVGVLNINGFFDALLAMMQQTADAGFMPQANMSLLCVAETPAQLLQEMAAYRFVEAQKWVTPSWQNAAESTS
- the pheA gene encoding prephenate dehydratase, which encodes MSADDKLLPHRQAIDEIDLAVLRLLNERAAHARAIGELKGTGAVYRPEREAEVLRRIQALNPGPLPGEAVARLFREVMSECLAVERPLTIAYLGPAGTFTQQAAIKHFGHAALTLACNTVDEGFRLVEARQADYVVAPVENSTEGSVGRTLDLLSTSPLRACGEVVLRIHHHLLRKSSNDMHGITRVYAHAQALAQCHEWLSRNLPDAMRISVSSNAEAARMAAESDDTSVAAIAGQTAAELYRLAKVADNIEDEPNNTTRFLVLGHQDTTATGRDKTSMVVSTPNKAGAVNALLRPFTEQGISMTKFESRPSRSGLWDYLFFIDIEGHESEPRVQAALSALNERASFVKIIGAYPQAVL
- a CDS encoding multidrug effflux MFS transporter; translated protein: MTQAPQTLSDKQMATLLALLVAIMPFSVDAYLPAIPSMAEALGANIHRIEQSLSTFMFGVAAGQLVGGSISDIKGRRVVALSGLLVYIASVIGLTLIHSVEQLLLLRMVQAFGAGMTVVVVGAVVRDNYEGRQAAQMFALIGIIMMAAPLVAPMLGAALQALGGWRLIFAFLAVYALVVWGLLYRFLAKPVHTDKIGRGIFGKVAGRYRQVLRTTPALGFLFFQAFSFSSMFVFLTESSFVYMNLYGVSAHAYAWIFGLNIITMGTFNRITAWKLKTGSDAQDILKWGIIIQFAANVLMLAAVLLQGQPPLWWLVGCVMLSVGTQGLITANTQACFMGYFKAEGGSANAVLGVCQSLIGAAVGMLTTWLHNGTPQVMAGMMLASTVCGIVLLLAFSRQAWQPSRRSGFH
- a CDS encoding formylglycine-generating enzyme family protein: MNTRTITQCFIFGMVFAGGAAAAEMAKISAGSYRPLYLKKDTPMVSVKPFRLDKLPVTNREFAAFVQKNPQWQRGKISSRQAEAGYLRQWVKSGGSYAPAAADLNKPVTNVSWFAAHAYCSARGKRLPTIDEWEYAGMASATRKNGTNEAGYTRTILNWYAEGSSKGLRDVGKDRPNYWGVSDMHGLIWEWTEDFNSSLLASGSADANMFCSGAAIGTADPSDYAAFMRYGIRTSLQAKFVLNNLGFRCAQ
- the nirK gene encoding copper-containing nitrite reductase is translated as MKRQTLAALIASAFVMSACGQQAAEKPAEPAQASAAEQSAQNQEPQGELPVIDAVMTHAPEVPPPLDRDHAAKVVVKIEVVEKVMQMADGVDYKYWTFGGDVPGQFIRVREGDQVEVQFSNRPDSTVPHNIDFHAATGPGGGAAASFTAPGHTSTFSFKALQPGLYIYHCATAPVGMHIANGMYGLILVEPKEGLPKVDKEFYVVQGDFYTKGQYGERGLQPFDMEKAIKEQPDYVVFNGHVGAIAGDNALKAKVGETVRMYVGNGGPNLVSSFHVIGEIFDNVHVEGGDLINKNIQTTLIPAGGAAIVDFKLDVPGSYTLVDHSIFRAFNKGALGQLVVEGDEDKAVFSGKISDTVYQPEGGAIQTVPLTASEAQRVEEGPAKATNKEEQIKLGKAVYEANCLACHQASGQGVEGAFPPLAKSDYLAADTKRGIHAILRGVSGKITVNGKEYNSVMPSVALNDDQAANVLTYILNSWGNNGGQVSPAEVAAERNAK